One Thioclava electrotropha DNA segment encodes these proteins:
- a CDS encoding DUF1365 domain-containing protein, translating into MSGEFCPGHTVHARRGAISHQFRYHVDYVMIDPDAPGPWPRFFSRRGRNLATVHDNDYGGAPGRGTGAEWVRKQLSRHGAPEITKLRLLTQPKILGAGFNPVNFWLAYDAQDDLRAVIAEVNNTFGDRHSYLCATPEFDPISAETELHAAKIFYVSPFQTIAGEYRFRFDIGVEHIRIRIDHRNGEEGVVATLATQRRKLTSAALLGMALRRPLTPIRTLGLIYWQALRLKLKGARYLSRPTPPSEEISQ; encoded by the coding sequence ATGAGCGGCGAGTTCTGCCCCGGTCATACGGTTCATGCGCGGCGGGGCGCGATTTCCCACCAGTTCCGCTATCACGTCGACTACGTGATGATCGATCCCGACGCGCCGGGCCCGTGGCCGCGGTTTTTCTCGCGCCGCGGACGCAACCTCGCGACGGTGCATGACAATGATTACGGCGGGGCGCCCGGTCGCGGCACGGGGGCCGAATGGGTCCGCAAACAGCTCTCGCGTCACGGTGCGCCCGAAATTACGAAGCTACGCCTTCTGACCCAGCCGAAGATCCTCGGGGCCGGGTTCAACCCGGTGAATTTCTGGCTGGCCTATGACGCGCAAGACGACCTGCGCGCCGTGATCGCGGAGGTGAACAATACCTTCGGCGATCGGCACTCCTATCTCTGCGCTACCCCGGAATTCGACCCTATTTCGGCAGAAACCGAGCTCCACGCCGCGAAAATCTTCTACGTCTCCCCGTTCCAGACCATCGCCGGGGAGTATCGTTTTCGCTTCGACATCGGAGTCGAGCACATCCGCATCCGCATCGATCACCGAAATGGCGAGGAGGGCGTTGTGGCCACCCTCGCGACCCAACGCCGCAAACTGACTTCGGCGGCGCTTCTCGGTATGGCGCTGCGCCGTCCGCTCACCCCGATCCGCACGCTGGGCCTGATCTACTGGCAGGCCCTGCGGCTCAAGCTCAAAGGCGCCCGCTACCTGTCGCGGCCCACACCCCCCAGCGAGGAGATCAGCCAATGA
- a CDS encoding DUF3833 domain-containing protein, producing the protein MLLKLLFTLAVLILAAVLIRHFFFSFPAQKSADYAAESPEFDIRRAFEGPVEAHGMIYGPDGRVTSRFRAVMTGRFTNEGGVIEEEFEYASGRRQSRAWNIQFGPKGEISSTADDIEGRAEMEQSGNALRMRYRLRLPEDAGGHVLDVTDWIYLMPDGTLLNRSQMRKFGIKVAELFAVMRPMTEPAE; encoded by the coding sequence ATGTTGTTAAAATTGCTTTTCACCCTCGCGGTTCTGATCCTGGCGGCTGTCTTGATCCGGCATTTCTTCTTCTCATTCCCGGCGCAAAAGTCTGCGGATTATGCGGCCGAGAGCCCGGAATTCGACATTCGCCGGGCGTTCGAGGGCCCTGTCGAGGCACATGGTATGATCTACGGCCCCGACGGTCGCGTCACCTCGCGCTTCCGCGCCGTGATGACAGGGCGGTTCACTAATGAGGGCGGCGTGATCGAGGAGGAGTTCGAATATGCCTCCGGTCGGCGCCAGAGCCGCGCCTGGAATATCCAGTTCGGGCCCAAGGGCGAGATCAGCTCGACCGCCGACGATATCGAGGGGCGCGCCGAGATGGAGCAGTCGGGCAATGCGCTGCGGATGCGCTATCGGCTGCGGTTGCCCGAGGATGCGGGCGGCCACGTGCTCGACGTGACCGACTGGATTTACTTGATGCCGGACGGGACGCTGCTGAACCGGTCGCAGATGCGCAAATTCGGGATCAAGGTCGCGGAACTGTTCGCCGTCATGCGCCCGATGACCGAACCGGCCGAGTGA
- a CDS encoding glycosyltransferase — translation MARVTILMATCDPGPELRDQLESLAAQTHRDWLLIVGDDSRTDAAHNVLAEFARSHDVQIVRGPRISAGGNFLSLLQGIDSAQQDYIAFCDQDDVWLPDRLARGIAALGEGEAALYCSRTWVCDANLENQRLSARHTRPPSFRNALVQNIAAGNTILLNPAGAELAISAARELQAAPRHDWWLYQLFTGCGARVIYDAEPTLLYRQHGGNAEGANVTMPAKLSRLGRMLSGDWRCWIDDQCAALTASAHRFTPENQDIFDRFKRMREAAFSTRLKEFARLRLYRQSRAATLALWIGAVFRRI, via the coding sequence GTGGCGCGGGTCACGATCCTGATGGCGACATGCGATCCGGGTCCGGAACTGCGCGATCAACTGGAAAGCCTCGCGGCGCAAACCCATCGGGATTGGCTTCTGATCGTCGGGGACGACAGCCGAACCGACGCCGCGCATAACGTCTTGGCGGAGTTTGCGCGCAGCCATGATGTTCAGATCGTGAGAGGCCCGCGGATCAGCGCGGGAGGGAATTTTCTGTCTCTGCTGCAGGGGATCGACAGCGCGCAGCAGGATTACATCGCCTTTTGCGATCAGGATGATGTCTGGCTGCCGGATCGGCTTGCACGCGGGATTGCCGCATTGGGCGAGGGGGAGGCTGCGCTCTATTGCAGCCGGACTTGGGTTTGCGACGCCAATCTGGAAAACCAACGCCTTTCCGCCCGACACACGCGCCCACCGTCGTTTCGCAATGCGCTGGTGCAGAATATCGCGGCGGGAAACACCATTCTCCTGAACCCAGCCGGGGCCGAACTGGCCATCTCGGCGGCACGCGAACTGCAGGCCGCGCCGCGCCATGACTGGTGGCTCTATCAGCTGTTCACAGGGTGCGGCGCGCGGGTCATTTATGATGCGGAGCCCACGCTTCTCTACCGCCAACACGGCGGTAATGCGGAAGGGGCGAACGTCACAATGCCTGCCAAGCTCTCGCGGCTCGGGCGCATGCTGTCCGGCGATTGGCGGTGCTGGATCGACGATCAATGTGCAGCTCTCACTGCATCGGCGCATCGGTTCACGCCCGAGAACCAAGACATTTTTGATCGCTTCAAGAGGATGCGCGAGGCGGCGTTTTCGACCCGTCTGAAAGAATTCGCCCGGCTGAGGCTCTATCGGCAAAGCCGGGCGGCTACGCTTGCCCTTTGGATCGGGGCCGTGTTTCGGCGTATTTAG
- the rfbA gene encoding glucose-1-phosphate thymidylyltransferase RfbA gives MRKGIILAGGSGTRLYPITMGVSKQLLPVYDKPMIYYPLTTLMLAGVREIAVITTPHDQEQFIRTLGDGSQWGLNLTYITQPSPDGLAQAYLLAEEFLAGSPSAMVLGDNIFFGAGLGEILKAANATTDGGTVFGYRVRDPERYGVVDFDENGTVRAIIEKPEVPPSQFAVTGLYFLDETAPERAKTITPSARGELEITSLLETYLHDGALSVTQMGRGFAWLDTGTHGSLLDAGNFVRTLEERQGLQSGSPDEIAFEKGWISADALADRAKKFGKNSYGEYLLHLIE, from the coding sequence ATGCGCAAGGGGATCATTCTGGCGGGCGGCTCGGGCACGCGGCTCTATCCGATCACGATGGGCGTCTCGAAGCAGCTTCTGCCGGTCTATGACAAGCCGATGATTTACTATCCGCTGACGACGCTGATGCTGGCGGGCGTTCGCGAGATCGCGGTGATCACGACGCCGCATGATCAGGAGCAGTTCATCCGCACGCTCGGCGATGGCAGCCAGTGGGGGCTGAACCTGACCTATATCACCCAGCCCTCGCCCGACGGTCTGGCGCAGGCCTATCTGCTGGCCGAGGAGTTCCTCGCGGGCAGCCCTTCGGCGATGGTTCTGGGCGACAATATCTTCTTCGGCGCCGGGCTGGGCGAAATCCTCAAAGCGGCGAATGCGACCACGGATGGCGGCACCGTCTTCGGCTACCGCGTCCGCGACCCCGAACGCTACGGCGTGGTAGATTTCGACGAAAACGGCACCGTGCGCGCGATCATCGAGAAGCCCGAAGTTCCGCCCTCGCAATTCGCGGTGACGGGTCTCTATTTCCTCGACGAGACCGCGCCCGAACGCGCCAAGACGATCACGCCTTCCGCCCGTGGCGAGTTGGAGATCACCTCGCTTTTGGAAACCTACCTGCATGACGGTGCGCTCTCGGTCACGCAGATGGGCCGGGGCTTCGCCTGGCTCGACACCGGAACGCATGGCAGCCTGCTCGACGCGGGCAACTTCGTCCGCACGTTGGAGGAGCGGCAAGGCCTTCAAAGCGGCTCGCCCGACGAGATCGCCTTCGAGAAAGGCTGGATCAGTGCAGACGCACTCGCCGACCGGGCAAAGAAATTCGGCAAGAACAGCTATGGCGAATACCTGCTGCACCTGATCGAGTAA
- the rfbC gene encoding dTDP-4-dehydrorhamnose 3,5-epimerase, producing the protein MQDNHSVSETVGTVRGLHFQAPPHAQAKLVRCGRGRLWDVAVDIRKGSPTYGQWFGTELSFENGKQLLIPAGFAHGFVTLEPGTEIVYKCSDYYAPECEGAIRWDDPDLGIDWPLSAGIEPVLSGKDAEAPLFAGLKSPFTWEGAV; encoded by the coding sequence GTGCAGGACAACCATTCGGTCTCGGAGACCGTGGGCACGGTGCGCGGGTTGCATTTTCAGGCCCCGCCCCATGCGCAGGCGAAGCTGGTGCGCTGCGGCCGTGGGCGGCTCTGGGATGTCGCGGTGGATATCCGCAAGGGCAGCCCGACCTATGGCCAGTGGTTCGGCACGGAGCTGAGCTTCGAGAATGGCAAGCAGCTGCTGATCCCGGCAGGCTTTGCGCATGGGTTCGTCACGCTCGAGCCGGGCACCGAGATCGTCTACAAATGCTCGGATTACTACGCGCCCGAGTGTGAGGGCGCGATCCGCTGGGACGACCCGGATCTGGGCATCGACTGGCCGCTTTCCGCAGGAATAGAGCCTGTTTTGTCCGGTAAAGATGCCGAGGCGCCGCTGTTTGCCGGGCTCAAAAGCCCCTTCACCTGGGAGGGCGCAGTATGA
- a CDS encoding NAD(P)/FAD-dependent oxidoreductase translates to MSFDALHPHAQRIAIIGSGISGLAAAWQLAPHNRVTIYEAETRLGGHSRTITAGRKGDQPVDTGFIVFNYANYPHLTRLFSELDVPVEKSDMSFGVTIDQGRIEYALRDLNSLVAQKRNLARPGFLRMVADIAKFNAKAVSVAQSDDVTIDALLDELNLGEWFRRYYLLPICGAIWSTPADQIGAFPAKSLLRFFENHALLSATGQHQWWTVSGGSIEYVKRLEAALRLRGVEFRTGTPVTAIERQRNSVTISAEKALPDQFDQVIIATHSDQALKLLAKPTPEEQAALSAVRYQPNDVYLHRDVAQMPRRRACWSSWVYQAQTRANETRLGVTYWMNKLQNIPESDPLFVTLNPDAPIAEETIYDHEVFWHPVFDRAAIKAQGKIQSIQGLNRTWFAGAWLRHGFHEDGFASAVRVARELNRGAQPQVDFEKVPA, encoded by the coding sequence ATGTCATTTGATGCCCTGCATCCACATGCGCAACGCATCGCGATCATCGGATCCGGGATTTCCGGTCTGGCGGCGGCGTGGCAACTCGCGCCACATAATCGCGTTACCATCTATGAGGCGGAGACGCGGCTTGGAGGGCATTCGCGTACGATCACTGCGGGGCGCAAGGGCGATCAGCCGGTCGATACCGGCTTCATCGTCTTCAATTACGCGAATTATCCGCATCTGACGCGCCTGTTCTCCGAGCTCGATGTGCCAGTCGAAAAATCCGACATGAGCTTTGGCGTGACGATCGATCAGGGCCGCATCGAATATGCTTTGCGCGACCTGAACAGCCTCGTTGCACAAAAGCGGAACCTCGCCCGGCCGGGCTTTCTGCGCATGGTCGCGGATATCGCGAAGTTCAACGCGAAGGCCGTCTCTGTCGCTCAAAGCGATGATGTGACGATCGATGCTCTGCTGGACGAGCTGAACCTGGGCGAGTGGTTTCGGCGCTATTACCTGCTGCCGATCTGCGGAGCGATCTGGTCCACGCCTGCCGATCAGATCGGCGCATTCCCGGCCAAAAGTCTCCTGCGCTTCTTCGAGAACCATGCGCTTCTCTCGGCGACCGGTCAGCACCAGTGGTGGACGGTCTCGGGCGGATCGATCGAATATGTGAAGCGGTTGGAGGCCGCCCTGCGCCTGCGCGGCGTCGAATTCCGCACCGGCACCCCGGTCACCGCGATCGAGCGGCAGCGCAATTCAGTCACTATTTCGGCGGAAAAGGCCCTTCCGGATCAGTTTGACCAGGTCATCATCGCCACCCATTCCGATCAGGCGCTCAAGTTGCTGGCCAAGCCGACCCCAGAGGAACAGGCCGCGCTTTCGGCGGTCCGCTATCAGCCCAACGACGTCTATCTGCATCGCGACGTGGCGCAGATGCCGCGCCGCCGCGCGTGCTGGTCAAGCTGGGTCTATCAAGCCCAGACCCGTGCGAATGAGACGCGGCTTGGCGTGACCTATTGGATGAACAAACTGCAAAACATCCCCGAAAGCGATCCGCTTTTCGTCACGCTGAACCCCGATGCGCCGATTGCCGAGGAGACGATCTACGATCACGAGGTCTTCTGGCACCCGGTCTTCGATCGCGCAGCGATAAAGGCGCAGGGCAAAATCCAGTCGATACAGGGTCTGAATCGGACGTGGTTCGCTGGCGCATGGCTCCGCCATGGTTTCCATGAGGATGGGTTCGCCTCGGCGGTTAGGGTGGCGCGCGAGCTCAATCGCGGGGCGCAGCCGCAGGTCGACTTCGAAAAGGTGCCCGCATGA
- a CDS encoding SAM-dependent methyltransferase codes for MPFLTNRIRSEFLATCEKIEQGTLRLRLPDGTVRSFGRGEPQADMEIRDWQAVVAMASRGDVGLGESYIAGLWETSSIEALLSLALKNLKVVDGYAYAGFWSNLKFRLIDRLMRANSLRGASRNIRAHYDVGNEFYQLWLDEGMSYSSALFAPGDSDLHRAQNRKLDRILDRMGDGERVLEIGCGWGHFAERAAEQGRRVTGITISPSQKGYADARLDGRADIRLQDYRHTPGKFDHIVSIEMIEAVGERYWPNYFQTVKDRLAEGGSAIIQAITVSDSYFPKYRETSDFIRQYTFPGGMLLSDGVIRVQAAKAGLAVKESFAFGQDYAETCRQWATRLKERSARATDLGFGPEFLRNWSYYLEACAAAFAVGHTDVVQVQLAHARA; via the coding sequence ATGCCTTTCCTGACCAACCGGATCCGCAGCGAATTCCTCGCGACCTGCGAGAAGATCGAGCAGGGGACGCTGCGTCTGCGCCTGCCTGACGGCACCGTGCGCAGTTTCGGTCGCGGGGAGCCGCAAGCCGACATGGAAATCCGCGACTGGCAGGCCGTGGTGGCGATGGCGTCGCGCGGCGATGTCGGGCTGGGCGAGTCTTATATCGCGGGGCTATGGGAGACGTCCTCGATCGAGGCGCTTCTCTCGCTGGCGCTGAAGAACCTCAAGGTCGTGGACGGTTACGCCTATGCGGGCTTCTGGTCGAACCTGAAGTTCCGCCTGATCGACCGGCTGATGCGTGCCAATTCGCTGCGCGGCGCGTCGCGCAACATCCGGGCGCATTACGACGTGGGCAACGAGTTTTACCAGCTCTGGCTGGACGAGGGGATGAGCTATTCCTCTGCGCTTTTCGCGCCGGGCGACAGCGATCTGCACCGCGCCCAGAACCGCAAGCTCGACCGTATTCTCGACCGTATGGGCGATGGGGAACGCGTGCTCGAGATCGGCTGCGGCTGGGGGCATTTCGCCGAACGCGCGGCCGAGCAGGGGCGTCGCGTTACCGGGATCACGATCTCGCCCAGCCAGAAAGGTTACGCCGATGCGCGGCTCGACGGGCGGGCAGATATCCGGTTGCAGGACTATCGCCATACGCCGGGGAAATTCGACCATATCGTCTCGATCGAGATGATCGAAGCGGTCGGCGAGCGCTATTGGCCGAACTATTTCCAAACCGTGAAAGATCGACTGGCGGAGGGCGGTTCTGCGATCATTCAGGCCATAACAGTGTCTGATTCCTACTTTCCGAAATATCGCGAGACCTCCGATTTCATCCGGCAATACACCTTTCCGGGCGGGATGCTTCTGTCCGACGGGGTGATCCGCGTTCAGGCGGCGAAGGCCGGGCTGGCGGTGAAGGAAAGCTTCGCCTTCGGGCAGGACTATGCCGAGACCTGCCGACAATGGGCCACCCGTCTGAAGGAGCGCAGCGCGCGGGCCACCGACCTTGGCTTCGGGCCGGAGTTCCTGCGCAACTGGTCCTATTATCTCGAAGCCTGCGCGGCGGCCTTCGCGGTCGGCCATACCGATGTGGTGCAGGTCCAACTGGCACATGCGAGGGCGTAA
- the rfbB gene encoding dTDP-glucose 4,6-dehydratase — MKILVTGGAGFIGSAVVRLAVSRGHEVVNLDALTYAACLENVAPVADSPLYAFEQADIRDPEALTAIFARHRPDAVMHLAAESHVDRSIDGPGAFIETNVMGTYNMLQAARAYWEGEGRPDSFRFHHISTDEVYGTLGATGQFTEETPYAPNSPYSASKAGSDHLVRAWHETYGLPVVLTNCSNNYGPYHFPEKLIPVVILNALAGKPLPIYGDGSNVRDWLYVEDHADALLLVLEKGALGRSYNIGGENERSNLELVQTICTILDKLRPGDAPYADLITFVTDRPGHDARYAIDPTRIREELGWRPSVTVEEGLERTVRWYLENEDWWRPLLERHGVGERLGKA, encoded by the coding sequence ATGAAGATCCTCGTCACCGGCGGCGCAGGTTTCATCGGCTCCGCGGTCGTCCGTCTCGCCGTCTCGCGCGGCCATGAGGTGGTGAACCTCGACGCGCTGACCTATGCCGCCTGCCTCGAGAATGTCGCGCCCGTCGCCGACAGCCCGCTTTATGCTTTCGAGCAGGCCGATATCCGCGACCCCGAGGCTTTGACGGCGATCTTCGCCCGTCACAGGCCCGACGCCGTGATGCATCTCGCCGCCGAAAGCCATGTGGATCGTTCGATCGACGGCCCCGGCGCCTTTATCGAGACGAACGTGATGGGCACCTACAACATGCTGCAGGCGGCGCGTGCCTACTGGGAGGGTGAAGGCCGCCCCGACAGCTTCCGCTTCCATCACATCTCGACCGACGAGGTCTATGGCACGCTCGGCGCAACGGGCCAGTTCACCGAAGAGACGCCCTACGCCCCGAACAGTCCCTATTCCGCCTCGAAAGCGGGCTCGGACCATCTCGTGCGCGCCTGGCACGAGACCTATGGCCTGCCGGTCGTGCTCACGAACTGTTCGAACAATTACGGCCCCTATCACTTCCCGGAAAAGCTGATCCCGGTCGTGATCCTGAACGCGCTCGCGGGCAAGCCGCTGCCGATCTATGGCGACGGCTCGAACGTGCGCGACTGGCTCTATGTCGAAGATCACGCCGATGCGCTGCTCTTGGTGCTGGAGAAGGGCGCCTTGGGCCGCAGCTACAATATCGGTGGCGAGAACGAGCGGTCGAATCTCGAGCTGGTCCAGACGATCTGCACCATTCTCGACAAGCTGCGTCCGGGCGATGCGCCCTATGCCGATTTGATCACCTTCGTCACCGACCGCCCCGGCCACGATGCGCGCTACGCGATCGACCCGACCCGCATCCGCGAGGAGCTGGGCTGGCGGCCGAGCGTCACCGTTGAAGAGGGGCTCGAGCGCACGGTGCGCTGGTATCTCGAGAACGAGGATTGGTGGCGCCCGCTGCTGGAGCGGCACGGTGTCGGTGAAAGGCTGGGCAAGGCATGA
- a CDS encoding ChrR family anti-sigma-E factor: MTEITHHLPDWLVRSYATGSLGHAFSLVVAAHVSQCDECRARLEAEELAGGLVLDDLKGMAPSDDLRRRVFDGLDDDDVIVAEQPARAGIYPGAVVEAMGADNPRWRALGGGIKQAILSEDKEGSARLLYIPPGMAVPDHTHGGLELTLVLQGSFSDETGRFGVGDVEVANDDLDHTPIAGMEDVCICIAATDAPLKFKGLLPRLLQPIFRI; encoded by the coding sequence ATGACCGAGATTACGCATCATTTGCCCGATTGGTTGGTACGGTCCTACGCGACCGGCTCGCTCGGTCATGCGTTCTCGCTGGTCGTGGCGGCGCATGTGAGCCAGTGCGACGAGTGTCGCGCACGGCTCGAAGCAGAGGAACTGGCGGGCGGGCTGGTTCTGGATGACCTGAAAGGCATGGCCCCCAGCGACGATTTGCGGCGACGTGTGTTTGACGGGCTGGACGACGACGATGTGATCGTCGCTGAGCAACCTGCGCGCGCCGGGATTTATCCGGGCGCCGTGGTCGAGGCGATGGGCGCCGACAATCCGCGCTGGCGGGCCTTGGGCGGCGGCATCAAGCAAGCGATCCTGAGCGAGGATAAAGAAGGGTCGGCCCGGCTCCTGTATATTCCGCCGGGAATGGCAGTGCCGGATCACACCCATGGCGGGCTGGAACTGACGCTGGTTCTGCAGGGGTCCTTCTCGGACGAAACCGGCCGCTTTGGCGTCGGCGATGTGGAAGTGGCGAATGACGATCTCGATCACACGCCGATCGCGGGGATGGAGGATGTCTGCATCTGCATCGCCGCCACCGATGCGCCGCTGAAGTTCAAGGGCCTTCTGCCGCGCTTGCTGCAGCCGATCTTCCGAATTTAA
- a CDS encoding sigma-70 family RNA polymerase sigma factor, producing the protein MDQKFFRIACEPLSHKLRIGHMLRDATINFDTTGTPPIAAGQAFAGKRMDDRKSAKPTPEAACEQTDWLVAVRDKRDKMAFARLYDHFSPRLKGMLVRSGMTPAAAEDVVQDVMLTIWRKAHLYDETRARASAWIYRIARNRQIDVIRRRPRPVPDELIAEAETRETREADAAIGLEQEAAQLRQAIEALPEAQREIIERAYVGELTQAEIREATGLALGTIKSRIRLALEKLRHELRDLREE; encoded by the coding sequence TTGGATCAGAAGTTTTTTCGCATCGCATGTGAACCGCTATCTCATAAGCTGCGTATCGGTCACATGCTGAGAGATGCGACCATCAACTTCGACACCACAGGGACCCCGCCAATCGCGGCGGGTCAGGCCTTTGCCGGGAAGAGAATGGACGACAGGAAATCAGCGAAACCGACGCCCGAGGCGGCTTGCGAGCAGACCGATTGGCTCGTGGCCGTCCGTGACAAGCGTGACAAAATGGCCTTCGCGCGGCTCTACGATCACTTCTCTCCGCGACTGAAGGGCATGCTGGTGCGCTCCGGCATGACGCCGGCGGCGGCGGAGGATGTGGTTCAGGACGTGATGCTCACGATCTGGCGGAAGGCACATCTTTACGATGAGACGCGGGCACGCGCCTCGGCATGGATTTACCGGATTGCACGCAATCGGCAGATTGATGTGATCCGAAGACGGCCCCGGCCCGTTCCAGACGAGCTGATCGCCGAGGCCGAGACGCGGGAAACCCGAGAGGCCGATGCGGCGATCGGGCTGGAACAGGAAGCGGCGCAGCTGCGTCAAGCGATCGAGGCACTGCCGGAAGCGCAGCGCGAGATCATCGAGCGGGCCTATGTGGGGGAACTCACACAGGCCGAAATACGCGAGGCGACAGGTCTCGCACTTGGGACGATTAAATCGCGGATCCGGCTGGCGCTGGAGAAGCTTAGACACGAGTTAAGGGATCTGAGAGAAGAATGA
- the rfbD gene encoding dTDP-4-dehydrorhamnose reductase encodes MILVFGQTGQVAQELQRLVPDAAFLGRNRVDLRDPGAAAEAIREAKPEAVINAAAYTAVDKAEEEEALAQVVNGDAPAAMAEACRDLGIPFVHISTDYVFDGSGEAPFKPTDPTAPLGAYGRTKLAGEEAIRAAGGPFANLRTSWVFSAHGGNFVKTMLRLSESRDRLTIVADQIGGPTPAKAIAEACLTIAKELQRSPEKSGVYHFSGSPDVSWAGFAREIFAQAGRGVTVEDIPTADYPTPAKRPLNSRLDCSDLAVFGLTRPDWRSGLDEVLTELGAK; translated from the coding sequence ATGATCCTCGTCTTCGGACAGACCGGCCAAGTCGCGCAGGAGCTGCAGCGCCTCGTGCCCGATGCGGCGTTTTTAGGCCGGAATAGGGTCGATTTGCGTGATCCCGGCGCCGCAGCTGAGGCGATCCGGGAAGCCAAGCCCGAGGCCGTGATCAACGCAGCGGCCTATACCGCCGTTGACAAGGCCGAAGAAGAAGAGGCGCTCGCCCAAGTGGTCAACGGTGACGCGCCCGCGGCGATGGCCGAAGCCTGCCGCGACCTTGGCATCCCGTTCGTTCACATCTCCACCGATTACGTTTTTGACGGCTCGGGCGAGGCGCCGTTCAAGCCGACCGACCCGACCGCTCCGCTTGGCGCCTATGGCCGCACAAAGCTCGCCGGCGAAGAAGCGATCCGGGCTGCGGGTGGCCCCTTCGCCAATCTGCGCACCAGCTGGGTCTTCTCGGCCCATGGCGGGAACTTCGTGAAGACGATGCTGCGCCTGTCGGAAAGCCGCGATCGCCTGACGATCGTGGCGGACCAAATCGGCGGGCCGACGCCGGCGAAGGCAATTGCCGAGGCCTGCCTGACCATCGCGAAGGAATTGCAGCGCTCGCCTGAGAAGAGCGGCGTTTACCATTTCTCAGGCTCTCCCGATGTAAGCTGGGCAGGCTTCGCGCGAGAGATCTTCGCGCAGGCCGGGCGCGGCGTGACGGTGGAGGATATTCCCACCGCCGATTATCCGACGCCTGCGAAACGGCCGCTCAATTCGCGGCTCGACTGCAGTGATCTGGCCGTGTTCGGCCTGACGAGACCCGATTGGAGATCGGGATTGGACGAGGTTTTGACCGAATTGGGGGCGAAGTGA
- the mtgA gene encoding monofunctional biosynthetic peptidoglycan transglycosylase, translating into MAKSKKKSGRKPAKRSTKSSVPSSMRAPFRTAVKWALRGVMGLVALVLVLMVLFKFVNPPTTWTMWSERQRLGAVDQKWVPIEDIAPVLARSVVAAEDANFCNHWGFDMRAIRKAIDDGANRGASTITQQTVKNVFLWQGRNWLRKALEASMTPLAEAIWGKKRILEIYLNVAEFDEGAFGVDAAAHRYFRTTPDKLSARQSALIAGVLPDPKDRSAAKPGSFLSRRAQSIMDGAATIQKDGRASCFE; encoded by the coding sequence ATGGCTAAGAGCAAGAAAAAATCGGGCCGCAAACCCGCCAAACGCAGCACGAAATCGAGCGTTCCCAGCAGCATGCGCGCACCTTTCCGCACCGCCGTGAAATGGGCGCTGCGGGGCGTGATGGGTCTCGTTGCGCTGGTGCTTGTGCTGATGGTCCTGTTCAAGTTCGTTAATCCGCCGACCACCTGGACGATGTGGAGCGAACGTCAGCGTCTTGGCGCAGTCGATCAGAAATGGGTGCCGATCGAGGATATCGCGCCCGTGCTCGCCCGCTCCGTCGTCGCGGCGGAGGACGCGAATTTCTGCAACCACTGGGGCTTCGACATGCGCGCGATCCGCAAGGCGATCGACGATGGCGCCAATCGCGGCGCCTCGACGATCACCCAGCAGACCGTGAAGAACGTGTTCCTCTGGCAGGGTCGAAACTGGCTGCGCAAGGCGCTTGAGGCGTCGATGACGCCGCTGGCCGAGGCGATCTGGGGCAAGAAGCGGATCTTGGAAATCTATCTTAACGTCGCTGAATTCGACGAAGGCGCATTTGGCGTCGATGCGGCCGCGCATCGCTATTTCCGCACCACGCCCGACAAGTTGAGCGCCCGCCAATCCGCGTTGATCGCTGGCGTCCTGCCTGACCCGAAGGACCGTTCAGCGGCGAAGCCCGGCAGCTTCCTGTCGCGCCGCGCGCAGTCGATCATGGACGGCGCGGCGACGATCCAGAAGGACGGGCGCGCAAGCTGCTTCGAGTGA